The proteins below come from a single Lactobacillus johnsonii genomic window:
- a CDS encoding LytR/AlgR family response regulator transcription factor, translating into MKYPVIICDDDRTLANNLANNVKYAAENLVEDNTAYENVEISVEQVATTFEQVVSYVVAKDIQNAIYFLDIELSQNSEAKNGVDLAEFIKKQDPNAQIIFVTAYDKYAPLTYRRRIGAIDYINKALDQNDMMKRLEETITGAIQSINNLTKSGRKELVYKVGRRINKVEDTNIYYLENSPTQHKVTLITETGSAEFRSNISKISDENDFLVKVSQSCVVNPNNIDSIDFSKKTITFPNGDEVIFARSCRKNVKNLLSKYPEINVK; encoded by the coding sequence TTGAAATATCCAGTAATTATTTGTGATGATGATAGAACACTAGCAAATAATTTAGCAAACAATGTGAAATACGCAGCTGAGAATTTAGTGGAAGACAATACAGCTTATGAAAATGTGGAGATTAGTGTAGAGCAAGTTGCCACTACCTTTGAGCAAGTCGTAAGTTATGTAGTGGCTAAGGATATTCAAAATGCAATTTACTTCTTAGATATTGAATTAAGTCAAAATTCTGAAGCTAAGAATGGAGTAGATTTAGCAGAATTCATCAAAAAACAAGATCCGAATGCTCAGATTATTTTTGTTACTGCTTATGATAAATATGCCCCCTTAACTTATCGAAGACGAATTGGTGCAATTGATTATATTAATAAAGCACTAGACCAAAATGATATGATGAAGCGTCTAGAAGAAACAATTACTGGGGCGATTCAAAGTATTAACAATCTTACAAAGTCTGGAAGAAAAGAGCTTGTTTATAAAGTAGGCCGCAGGATAAATAAGGTAGAAGATACTAATATCTATTATCTTGAAAATAGCCCTACACAACATAAAGTTACGTTAATAACTGAAACTGGTTCAGCCGAATTTAGAAGTAATATTTCAAAAATTAGTGATGAAAATGACTTTCTTGTTAAAGTATCTCAATCTTGCGTAGTCAATCCAAATAATATTGATAGCATTGATTTTTCGAAAAAGACAATAACATTTCCTAATGGTGACGAAGTAATATTTGCTCGTAGTTGTAGAAAAAATGTCAAAAATTTACTAAGTAAATATCCAGAAATTAACGTTAAATAA
- a CDS encoding peptide cleavage/export ABC transporter, whose translation MLFKYKSVYVPQVDEMDCGVACLAMILKQYHSRISLAHLRHEARTNLEGTTALGLVKTAQKFNLKTEAVKADMSLFNDDGIQYPFIAHVLKQGELLHYYVVLKNTKNYLLIADPDPSVGVIKMPKDRFAQEWTGIALFMVPNENFEPIKEKKNNLWSLFPYMFKQKRLMINIILAALLMTIISICSSYFVQGIIDTYIPSGTYQTLSILAVGLLIAYVFNSIFSYGQNFLLNVLGQRLSIDLNLQYIRHIFELPMEFFVTRRTGEITSRFSDASRIIDALASTVISLFLDLSIVIVMGLVLAAQSMTLFGITLLALPIYAVVILGFTKKFEKLNNEQMESNAVLSSSVIEDIQGIETIKALNSENTRYRRIDSQFVDYLKKSFKYSKTESLQTALKTFIQLSLNVIILWVGAKVVMQGQLSIGQLMTFNALLAYFIDPLQNIINLQPRLQSASVAQNRLNEVYQVKSEFNQKTAIEDCKLLEGNIEYKNVDYRYGYGADVLKDINLKINQGEKLTIVGMSGSGKSTMVKLLVDFFSPSKGQVILNGHATSEINKHSLRSYVNYVPQTPYIFSGTVRENLLLGCRPDITEEDVIEACQIAEIDQEIANLPLQFETKLDENAKILSGGQKQRLTIARALLSPAKVFIFDEVTSGLDTITEKRVIDNLMKLKDKTIIFIAHRLAIAERADKVVVIDRGQIVEEGSHSELMNMHGFYYDLVKG comes from the coding sequence ATGTTATTCAAATATAAATCTGTTTATGTACCTCAAGTAGATGAGATGGATTGCGGAGTTGCTTGTTTAGCGATGATCTTAAAACAATATCATTCTCGTATATCTTTAGCTCATTTACGTCATGAAGCGCGTACTAATCTTGAAGGAACAACTGCTTTAGGGTTAGTTAAAACAGCCCAGAAATTTAATTTAAAAACAGAAGCCGTAAAGGCAGATATGTCTTTATTTAATGATGACGGTATTCAGTATCCTTTTATTGCTCACGTACTTAAACAGGGAGAATTGCTTCACTATTATGTGGTGCTAAAAAATACTAAAAATTATTTATTAATTGCCGATCCAGATCCTTCAGTTGGTGTGATAAAAATGCCTAAAGATAGGTTCGCTCAAGAATGGACAGGGATTGCACTCTTTATGGTTCCCAATGAAAACTTTGAACCAATTAAAGAAAAGAAGAATAACCTATGGTCTCTCTTTCCATATATGTTTAAACAAAAGCGGCTAATGATTAATATCATTCTAGCCGCTTTATTAATGACCATAATTAGTATCTGTAGTTCATATTTTGTTCAAGGAATAATTGATACTTATATTCCAAGTGGTACTTATCAGACTTTATCAATCTTAGCAGTCGGATTGTTAATTGCTTATGTCTTTAATTCTATCTTCTCCTATGGACAGAATTTTTTGCTAAATGTTTTAGGACAAAGATTAAGTATTGATTTAAATCTTCAATATATTAGACATATTTTTGAATTACCGATGGAATTTTTTGTAACAAGAAGAACGGGTGAAATTACTTCACGTTTTTCTGATGCAAGTAGAATTATTGATGCTTTGGCAAGTACGGTTATCTCGCTTTTCTTAGATCTATCAATTGTAATCGTAATGGGATTAGTATTAGCGGCTCAGAGTATGACTTTGTTTGGAATCACATTATTGGCTTTACCTATTTATGCAGTTGTAATTCTAGGTTTTACTAAAAAGTTTGAAAAATTAAATAATGAGCAAATGGAAAGTAATGCTGTTTTGAGTTCTTCAGTTATTGAAGACATTCAAGGAATTGAAACAATTAAAGCATTAAATAGTGAGAATACAAGGTATAGAAGAATCGATAGTCAGTTTGTAGATTACTTAAAAAAATCTTTTAAATACAGCAAAACTGAGAGCTTGCAGACAGCACTCAAGACATTTATTCAATTATCTCTTAATGTAATTATTCTTTGGGTTGGTGCAAAAGTTGTAATGCAAGGACAATTGAGCATTGGTCAGTTGATGACTTTTAATGCGTTGCTGGCATATTTTATTGATCCACTGCAAAATATTATTAATCTGCAACCGCGACTTCAATCAGCTAGTGTTGCTCAAAATCGATTGAATGAGGTCTATCAAGTAAAAAGTGAATTCAATCAGAAGACTGCTATTGAAGATTGTAAGCTCCTAGAAGGAAATATTGAATATAAGAATGTGGATTATCGCTATGGTTATGGTGCAGATGTCTTAAAAGATATTAATCTAAAAATTAACCAGGGCGAAAAATTAACGATTGTTGGAATGAGTGGATCTGGAAAATCAACAATGGTTAAGTTGTTAGTAGATTTCTTTTCGCCAAGTAAGGGTCAAGTCATTTTAAATGGCCATGCAACAAGTGAGATTAATAAGCATAGCTTGCGATCATATGTGAATTATGTACCTCAAACCCCATATATCTTTTCTGGAACAGTTAGAGAGAATTTGTTGTTAGGTTGTAGGCCAGATATCACTGAAGAAGATGTAATAGAGGCTTGTCAGATTGCTGAGATTGACCAAGAAATAGCTAATCTACCTTTGCAATTTGAAACAAAATTAGATGAAAATGCAAAAATTCTATCTGGTGGACAAAAACAAAGGTTAACAATTGCTCGGGCATTATTATCTCCTGCAAAGGTATTTATCTTTGATGAAGTAACAAGTGGCTTAGATACAATTACTGAGAAGAGAGTAATTGATAATTTGATGAAGCTCAAAGATAAGACAATTATTTTTATCGCACACCGTCTGGCAATTGCGGAACGAGCAGATAAGGTTGTTGTAATTGATCGTGGCCAGATAGTTGAAGAAGGCAGTCACAGCGAATTGATGAATATGCATGGCTTTTATTATGACTTAGTGAAGGGATAG
- a CDS encoding HlyD family efflux transporter periplasmic adaptor subunit, translated as MDAKNYESTEFYSYKYRNFSTMIIIPAAIFVLLLFVGSFFAVRQNTVSSVGVVEPTVVIKRKNVNYDEGQVVTKYGQKWVAHVDQGGGISLMPVMKPKSKVKIVTYVTSDKISTIKKGQSLTFSVPTGDGLTRHLTGKVKEIGVYPVNMNKQNMYEIISTAKVNDENIKYGMQGNVTIMTGRSTYLKYLLDKVRNNK; from the coding sequence ATGGATGCAAAGAATTATGAAAGTACCGAATTCTATTCCTATAAGTATAGAAATTTTTCGACTATGATTATTATTCCAGCAGCTATTTTTGTCTTACTTTTATTTGTTGGATCTTTTTTTGCAGTTAGGCAGAATACAGTCTCTTCGGTTGGCGTTGTTGAACCAACGGTTGTAATTAAGCGGAAAAATGTTAACTATGATGAGGGACAAGTCGTTACGAAATATGGTCAAAAGTGGGTAGCTCATGTTGATCAAGGTGGTGGGATTAGTTTAATGCCTGTTATGAAACCTAAAAGCAAAGTAAAAATTGTAACTTATGTGACAAGTGATAAAATCTCGACTATTAAAAAGGGACAGTCGTTAACCTTTTCTGTACCTACTGGAGATGGCTTAACTAGACACTTGACTGGTAAGGTAAAGGAAATTGGAGTCTATCCTGTGAACATGAATAAACAAAATATGTACGAAATTATTTCGACTGCAAAAGTTAATGATGAGAATATTAAATATGGGATGCAGGGGAATGTGACGATAATGACCGGTAGGAGTACGTATTTAAAATATCTTTTGGATAAGGTAAGGAATAATAAGTAA
- a CDS encoding bacteriocin class II family protein — translation MKQFNYLSHKDLAVVVGGRNNWQTNVGGAVGSAMIGATVGGTICGPACAVAGAHYLPILWTGVTAATGGFGKIRK, via the coding sequence ATGAAACAATTTAATTATTTATCACATAAAGATTTAGCAGTCGTTGTTGGTGGAAGAAATAATTGGCAAACAAATGTGGGAGGAGCAGTGGGATCAGCTATGATTGGGGCTACAGTTGGTGGTACAATTTGTGGACCTGCATGTGCTGTAGCTGGTGCCCATTATCTTCCTATTTTATGGACAGGGGTTACAGCTGCAACAGGTGGTTTTGGCAAGATAAGAAAGTAG
- a CDS encoding Blp family class II bacteriocin, producing the protein MKLNDKELSKIVGGNRWGDTVLSAASGAGTGIKACKSFGPWGMAICGVGGAAIGGYFGYTHN; encoded by the coding sequence ATGAAATTAAATGACAAAGAATTATCAAAGATTGTTGGTGGAAATCGATGGGGAGATACTGTTTTATCAGCTGCTAGTGGCGCAGGAACTGGTATTAAAGCATGTAAAAGTTTTGGCCCATGGGGAATGGCAATTTGTGGTGTAGGAGGTGCAGCAATAGGAGGTTATTTTGGCTATACTCATAATTAA